One segment of Dolichospermum sp. DET69 DNA contains the following:
- a CDS encoding zf-HC2 domain-containing protein: protein MEKRDCFELLSAYLDGEVTATERRQVEEWLSTDVSIKCLYKRLLNLRQGLQGIPVPTTSQSSETTINQVLARVNRRYRLNWTLGGAVVAACILGAISGLFSGNSRMLEIATTQPTELTPTATQPAVTDSPLMVALNNPVIEIPKTAVAPNAKPVNNFN, encoded by the coding sequence ATGGAGAAGCGCGATTGTTTCGAGTTATTAAGTGCTTACCTGGATGGCGAAGTCACAGCTACTGAACGCAGGCAAGTCGAGGAGTGGCTGTCAACTGATGTCTCCATCAAATGCTTGTATAAAAGACTATTAAATCTTAGACAAGGTTTGCAGGGTATACCTGTTCCAACAACTTCTCAGTCATCAGAAACAACAATTAATCAAGTTTTAGCCCGTGTTAATCGCCGTTACCGCTTGAATTGGACATTAGGTGGTGCAGTCGTAGCCGCTTGTATTCTGGGGGCAATATCTGGTTTATTCTCAGGTAATTCCAGAATGCTAGAAATTGCTACAACACAACCAACAGAATTAACACCAACAGCGACACAGCCAGCAGTTACAGATTCACCTTTAATGGTGGCTTTAAATAACCCAGTTATTGAAATTCCGAAAACAGCAGTAGCTCCCAACGCAAAGCCAGTTAATAACTTCAATTAA
- a CDS encoding L,D-transpeptidase family protein codes for MAMARNESVASMVMFLCFGTAILSLAVHWHTMRTTAQLDPSASTQVYPQGSQVEIGNSAIAASVPTSPQKSAEWTTQKSSLDSFADPVNQRKRSIPVLNKTQVVVDLSDRRVYVFQYNEVIASYPIAIGKKGWETPIGNFKIIHKEHDPIWRHPITGAVFAGGTDSPLGDRWIGFWSDGRNELGFHGTPNVDLVGAAVSHGCLRMRNSDVRMLYSQVSIGTQVSVRE; via the coding sequence ATGGCAATGGCAAGAAATGAATCTGTAGCGAGTATGGTCATGTTTCTCTGTTTTGGTACGGCAATTTTATCTCTGGCTGTCCATTGGCACACTATGAGAACAACAGCGCAACTAGATCCGTCTGCATCCACACAGGTTTATCCCCAGGGTTCACAGGTGGAAATTGGGAATAGTGCAATTGCTGCTTCCGTACCTACCTCTCCCCAAAAATCTGCTGAATGGACAACACAGAAATCAAGTCTGGATAGTTTTGCAGATCCAGTCAATCAGAGAAAGCGGTCAATCCCAGTATTAAATAAAACTCAAGTGGTGGTGGATTTAAGCGATCGCCGTGTCTATGTTTTTCAATATAATGAAGTAATAGCTAGTTACCCAATCGCTATCGGCAAAAAAGGCTGGGAAACACCAATTGGCAATTTTAAAATTATCCACAAAGAACACGATCCCATTTGGCGACATCCTATTACAGGTGCTGTCTTTGCGGGGGGTACTGATAGTCCTTTAGGAGATAGATGGATTGGTTTTTGGTCTGATGGTCGGAACGAACTTGGCTTTCATGGTACACCGAATGTTGATTTGGTGGGAGCGGCTGTTTCTCACGGCTGTCTCAGAATGCGTAATTCTGATGTCAGAATGTTGTATAGTCAAGTCAGTATAGGTACACAAGTATCAGTTCGTGAATAA
- a CDS encoding nucleotidyltransferase domain-containing protein, whose product MKRIEVEQRTIFVGLAGSHGYGLNRPESDYDYRGVFIAPKRYYLGFDSIEQKDSGWDEPGIFPFIDGNEDTVIYELRKVIHLLAGANPNVLELLWLKNYPFLTNIGQHLINHRHLFLSKKVKHTYSGYAFAQLKKIETHRKWLLNPPTKKPLPADFDIIDEIPLSKDELNAFLEYLYLLIRGKIEFLEESEQLYKLLTADIDFKGLLKQYTLADETLEYTQNLTHGRKDFIRLLQKSQSYQIALREWKAYISWQENRNPARAEMEKKSGYDLKHGMHCIRLLRSGLEILQRGEVTVDRNLAGDIDDLKAILRGDYAYEELMKMAEDLVAQMDIFYNQSSLPHRPDLEQINDLCMELVEMQGW is encoded by the coding sequence ATGAAAAGAATAGAAGTTGAACAAAGAACTATTTTTGTGGGTTTAGCTGGTAGTCATGGTTATGGTTTAAACCGTCCAGAATCAGATTATGATTATCGAGGTGTATTCATTGCTCCTAAACGCTATTATTTAGGATTTGATAGTATTGAACAAAAGGATTCTGGTTGGGACGAACCAGGAATATTTCCATTTATAGATGGTAATGAAGATACGGTTATTTATGAATTAAGGAAAGTTATCCACTTATTGGCTGGTGCAAATCCCAATGTTTTAGAATTGCTCTGGTTAAAAAATTATCCTTTCTTAACAAATATCGGACAACATTTAATTAATCACCGCCATTTATTTTTGAGTAAAAAGGTAAAACATACTTATTCTGGTTATGCTTTTGCTCAACTTAAAAAAATCGAAACTCACCGTAAATGGTTGTTAAATCCACCTACTAAAAAACCTCTTCCTGCGGATTTTGATATTATAGATGAAATTCCTTTAAGTAAAGATGAATTAAATGCTTTTCTAGAATATCTTTATCTTTTGATTAGGGGGAAAATTGAGTTTTTAGAAGAGTCAGAGCAGTTATATAAGTTATTGACAGCGGATATTGATTTTAAAGGTCTTTTAAAACAATACACTTTAGCAGATGAAACTTTAGAATATACGCAAAATTTAACTCATGGACGTAAAGACTTTATTCGTCTGTTGCAAAAAAGTCAAAGTTATCAAATTGCTTTAAGAGAATGGAAGGCTTATATATCTTGGCAGGAAAATAGAAATCCCGCTAGAGCAGAAATGGAAAAAAAATCAGGTTATGATTTAAAACATGGAATGCACTGTATTAGATTGCTGCGGAGTGGCTTGGAAATTTTGCAACGGGGAGAAGTAACTGTAGATAGAAATTTAGCTGGTGATATTGATGATTTGAAAGCTATTCTCCGGGGTGATTATGCTTATGAAGAGTTGATGAAAATGGCGGAAGATTTAGTAGCTCAAATGGATATTTTTTATAATCAATCTAGTTTACCACATCGTCCAGACTTGGAACAAATTAATGATTTGTGTATGGAGTTGGTAGAAATGCAAGGTTGGTAG
- a CDS encoding transposase, which translates to MGVQQVLLSPDNETKAVLEYLCQQSGKLYNSGVYFARQTFFKTGKLLTGKFDLIYEPSVSKTMVAQSMPSIPAQQTLLSVTEAFKSFKELRSLFIKGQLHFKPKVPGYLTGSKLFKVAYPHSGGQKPTLVNGQLRFSLGLTVKRWFGISEFFLPLPSNLDIAHVKEFTILPKNGAFYLEMSYEVEKQQHDLDINQALSIDLGTADNLAACVDTLGNSLLIDARSMKAMNQLWNKKISTKKEGKSEAYWDAWLDRVTRKRNHQMRDGINKAAKLIIDHCLKYGIGTLVIGWNEGFKSNANMGRINNQKFVQMPLGKLKDRLRQLCELHGIRFQETEEAYTSKASFLDGDSLPKYGEKPEGWKASGKRVKRGLYESGDGSFVNADLNGAANILRKVSGRLSLSLDQLSRRSLAIVARIKLN; encoded by the coding sequence ATGGGAGTACAACAGGTTTTGTTGTCTCCCGATAATGAAACAAAGGCAGTATTAGAATATCTCTGTCAGCAGTCAGGGAAGCTGTATAACAGTGGTGTTTATTTCGCTAGACAAACATTTTTTAAAACTGGAAAGTTGTTAACGGGTAAGTTCGACTTGATTTACGAGCCTTCAGTGTCTAAAACTATGGTTGCTCAATCGATGCCATCTATCCCCGCACAACAAACTTTATTATCTGTAACAGAAGCCTTCAAATCTTTTAAAGAATTACGTTCTTTGTTTATCAAAGGACAATTACACTTTAAGCCTAAAGTACCCGGCTATCTAACAGGTTCTAAACTTTTCAAGGTTGCTTATCCTCATAGTGGAGGACAGAAACCAACTCTAGTTAATGGACAACTTAGATTTTCGTTGGGACTAACGGTTAAAAGATGGTTTGGAATTTCTGAATTTTTTCTACCGCTGCCGTCAAATTTAGATATAGCTCATGTTAAGGAGTTTACTATCCTACCTAAAAACGGTGCTTTTTATCTAGAGATGTCTTACGAAGTTGAGAAACAACAGCATGATTTAGACATTAATCAAGCTCTATCTATTGACTTGGGAACGGCTGATAATTTAGCGGCTTGTGTTGATACATTGGGTAATTCCCTATTGATTGATGCCCGGTCAATGAAAGCCATGAATCAGCTTTGGAACAAGAAAATATCAACAAAAAAAGAGGGGAAATCAGAAGCTTATTGGGATGCTTGGTTAGACCGTGTAACCCGTAAACGTAACCATCAAATGCGTGATGGTATTAATAAAGCAGCGAAACTAATTATTGACCATTGCTTAAAATATGGTATTGGTACATTAGTTATCGGCTGGAACGAGGGGTTTAAATCCAACGCTAATATGGGGAGAATTAACAATCAAAAGTTTGTCCAAATGCCATTGGGTAAACTTAAAGATAGATTAAGACAACTCTGTGAATTGCACGGTATTAGATTTCAAGAAACTGAAGAAGCATATACGTCAAAAGCTAGTTTTCTAGATGGAGACTCCCTACCTAAGTATGGCGAAAAGCCAGAAGGGTGGAAAGCATCAGGAAAGCGTGTTAAGCGTGGATTGTATGAGTCGGGCGATGGTTCATTCGTAAATGCAGATTTGAACGGAGCAGCTAATATTTTAAGAAAAGTATCGGGAAGGTTGAGTCTATCACTTGATCAACTCAGTAGACGATCTTTGGCAATCGTAGCGAGAATTAAATTAAATTAA
- a CDS encoding late competence development ComFB family protein, whose product MSIEKIVQQALEDGHLTATMEAEVGHICDNASELSIEEYMALDRLMGALLTGEVVAVPRKQFINVMEELVLTKVIAKVAEIEVTSESSLDVGDITAYALNRLPPLYATTEEGAKYQREKAKTELDGLICQQVSEAISKYLDRPNFFPERQALNKNIGPEVLTQVTTLLQTHASNFEGK is encoded by the coding sequence ATGAGTATTGAAAAAATAGTACAACAAGCTCTTGAAGATGGTCACTTAACTGCGACAATGGAAGCAGAAGTTGGGCATATTTGCGATAACGCTTCAGAATTGTCAATCGAAGAGTACATGGCCTTAGATCGCCTCATGGGTGCATTGTTGACTGGTGAGGTAGTAGCAGTACCTCGCAAACAATTTATCAACGTCATGGAAGAGTTGGTACTAACCAAAGTAATTGCCAAAGTAGCAGAAATTGAAGTAACCAGCGAAAGTTCTCTAGATGTGGGAGATATAACTGCCTATGCCCTCAATAGACTACCTCCTCTCTATGCAACGACAGAAGAAGGTGCGAAATATCAACGAGAAAAAGCTAAAACAGAACTTGATGGTTTAATATGCCAACAAGTCAGCGAAGCCATATCTAAGTATTTAGATAGACCTAATTTCTTCCCAGAACGTCAAGCATTGAACAAAAACATTGGTCCAGAAGTTTTAACTCAAGTTACTACATTACTCCAGACTCACGCATCTAATTTTGAGGGAAAATAA
- a CDS encoding M23 family metallopeptidase: MTKYKLPYSQIFIGIIAAVPMALGLPARALEVQVLPKNPQLGDTISVVIEANAQEKTSNPTVTVGEKTYPAFEIAPRQYRSFVPTTPLEKAGVRTIKISEDGQEQNISVKVRDRKFPVQRITLPPGKAGVDATEYELKRVKELKALQTPEKYWSSAFLAPNAGRTSTKYGVRRYYNGEFAKDYYHRGQDYAGGEGSRVIAPAAGRVALVGTVSQGFRVHGNVVGIDHGQGVVSIFMHLSRINVKEGDFVQAGQKIGAVGSTGASTGPHLHWGLYVNGQSVDPLPWKAQKID, from the coding sequence ATGACTAAGTATAAATTACCGTATTCCCAAATATTCATAGGCATAATTGCTGCTGTTCCTATGGCTTTAGGTTTACCTGCAAGGGCTTTAGAGGTACAGGTATTACCTAAAAATCCGCAACTGGGAGATACAATTTCCGTAGTAATTGAGGCAAACGCTCAAGAAAAAACTAGTAATCCCACCGTGACAGTTGGGGAAAAAACATATCCAGCTTTTGAAATTGCACCTCGTCAATACCGTTCTTTTGTTCCCACAACTCCCTTAGAAAAAGCTGGAGTCAGAACAATTAAAATTTCCGAAGATGGACAAGAACAAAATATATCAGTAAAGGTGCGCGATCGCAAATTTCCCGTTCAACGCATTACCTTACCACCTGGAAAAGCTGGAGTTGATGCTACTGAATATGAACTGAAGCGAGTAAAAGAATTGAAAGCCCTGCAAACACCGGAAAAATATTGGAGTAGTGCTTTCCTCGCTCCCAATGCTGGGCGAACATCTACTAAATATGGTGTCCGTCGCTACTACAATGGTGAATTTGCCAAAGACTATTACCATCGTGGACAGGACTACGCGGGGGGAGAGGGTTCACGTGTAATCGCCCCTGCGGCTGGACGGGTTGCTTTAGTTGGTACAGTCTCCCAAGGATTTCGGGTTCATGGTAACGTAGTAGGTATTGATCACGGTCAAGGAGTTGTGAGCATTTTCATGCACCTAAGTCGTATTAATGTCAAAGAAGGTGATTTTGTGCAAGCAGGGCAAAAAATTGGTGCAGTAGGTTCAACAGGTGCATCTACAGGACCACACTTACACTGGGGTTTGTATGTGAATGGACAATCTGTTGATCCACTACCTTGGAAAGCTCAAAAAATTGATTAA
- a CDS encoding sigma-70 family RNA polymerase sigma factor yields the protein MSQSISVSWSTVDATYPAASVPVDKLSNHDLILRCQVGSRPDRTAFSELLRRYQTQVDRVLYHLAPDWSDRADLAQEVWIRVYRNINRLQEPAKFRGWLSRIATNLFYDELRKRKRVASPLSLDAPRLLDDGEMDWEIAGDTPSPDEEMTTREFYEQLREAIADLPEVFRTTIVLREIEGMAYEEIAEITGVSLGTVKSRIARARSRLQTQLQSYLDN from the coding sequence ATGAGTCAATCCATTAGTGTATCTTGGTCAACAGTTGATGCCACCTACCCAGCAGCATCCGTGCCAGTTGACAAACTCTCAAACCACGATCTCATTTTGCGCTGTCAAGTCGGATCGCGTCCAGACCGAACTGCCTTTTCAGAACTGTTGCGTCGCTATCAGACTCAAGTTGATCGAGTTTTATATCATTTAGCCCCTGATTGGTCTGACAGAGCCGATTTAGCCCAGGAAGTTTGGATTCGTGTCTATAGAAATATTAACCGACTACAAGAACCTGCTAAGTTCCGGGGTTGGTTAAGTCGTATTGCCACCAACTTGTTTTATGATGAATTACGTAAACGCAAACGAGTAGCTAGTCCCCTGTCACTGGACGCTCCGCGCTTATTAGATGACGGGGAAATGGACTGGGAAATTGCCGGTGATACCCCAAGTCCAGATGAGGAAATGACCACCAGAGAATTTTATGAGCAGTTGCGAGAAGCGATCGCTGATTTACCGGAGGTTTTTCGGACTACAATTGTTTTGAGAGAAATTGAAGGCATGGCTTATGAGGAAATTGCCGAAATTACCGGAGTTTCTCTGGGAACGGTGAAATCTAGAATAGCTAGAGCCAGATCTAGATTACAAACTCAGTTGCAAAGCTATCTAGATAATTAA
- a CDS encoding SBBP repeat-containing protein: MNLFLNSALTLTYNQLKTVSGANNFWQVFDTSFSNQYNRSAAEILRLQWKKGDFTQLPQIEILSSSILGNANGAYATSTNRIYLSDTFVANATTTALSAVLLEEIGHFVDAHINQTDSSGDEGKIFADLVQGKTLDVATLQQLKAENDQATITLNGQTIQVENSTPATAWTKLLGGSSYDEAKALTTGSDGAIYVSGYTGSNLDGQSNNGSFDAFITKYLPDGTKSWTKLLGGSSYDEAKALTTGSDGAIYASGFTNSNLDGQTNNGSYDAFITKYLPDGTKSWTKLLGGSNYDVAYALTTGSDGAIYVSGYTSSNLDGQTNNGSYDAFITKYLPDGTKSWTKLLGGSNYDDARSLTTGSDGAIYVSGYTGSNLDGQSNNGSFDAFITKYLPDGTKSWTKLLGGSNYDDARSLTTGSDGAIYVSGYTNSNLDGQTNNGSYDAFITKYLPDGTKSWTKLLGGSNYDVAYALTTGSDGAIYVSGYTSSNLDGQTNNGGGDAFITKYLPDGTKSWTKLLGGSNYDVTYALATVSDGAIYVSGSTLSNLDGQTNNGGLDAFITKLDIAPTIDLSLSPSSVTEDGAANLVYTFTRDITTNALTVNYSIAGTANSSDYTGATPGTGKTITFAANSATAILTIDPTADTTFESDETVALTLVAGTNYTIGTTTAVTGTIINDDLLPSINLSANQTIVEGFTSPQNLGYTVTLSSASDQSITVQYATANGTAIAGADYTSTSGTLTFNPGITSQLINIPILNDDLNEVNETFTVSLTSPTNAVLGTTKTVTTTISDTVTASVTTTLPANVENLTLTGTTAINGTGNAGNNVITGNSANNTLTGLDGNDTYSFVAKTALGTDTIIETTTGGIDTLDFTGTTTAINVNLGVSTLQTVNSNLKLILSANNVIENATGGTGNDRITGNTQNNLLIGGDGNDILQGLGGDDILWGGAGNDLLNGGSGNDSLWGGLGDDILTGGVGNDKYLFQSSSVFATSLGIDYISEFEAGLDQIVLSKTTFNAITDTVGQALTDFAVVTNNDLVDGSAARIVFSQSSGSLFYNQNGAALGATSVFEFAYLGNPDITLNSSDFSLLV, from the coding sequence ATGAATCTCTTTCTTAATTCCGCCCTGACACTAACATACAATCAACTGAAAACTGTTTCTGGTGCAAACAACTTTTGGCAAGTTTTTGATACTTCCTTTAGTAACCAATACAACCGCAGTGCAGCAGAAATTCTGCGGTTACAGTGGAAAAAAGGTGATTTCACTCAACTTCCCCAAATAGAGATTCTGAGTAGTAGCATTCTGGGCAATGCGAATGGTGCTTATGCTACTAGCACAAATAGGATTTACTTGTCAGATACCTTCGTTGCCAATGCCACAACTACAGCCCTGAGTGCAGTATTGTTAGAGGAAATTGGACATTTTGTAGATGCTCATATCAACCAGACAGATAGTTCTGGAGATGAAGGAAAGATTTTTGCCGACTTAGTACAGGGTAAAACTCTAGATGTTGCCACATTACAGCAATTAAAAGCAGAAAATGACCAAGCCACAATTACCCTCAATGGGCAAACTATCCAGGTAGAAAACTCAACTCCTGCAACAGCCTGGACAAAGCTGTTGGGAGGTAGCAGTTATGACGAAGCCAAAGCCCTAACCACAGGCAGCGACGGTGCTATTTATGTCAGTGGCTATACTGGTAGCAACCTGGATGGACAGAGTAATAATGGTAGTTTTGATGCCTTTATCACCAAATACCTACCAGATGGCACCAAGTCCTGGACAAAGCTGTTGGGAGGTAGCAGTTATGACGAAGCCAAAGCCCTAACCACAGGCAGCGACGGTGCTATTTATGCCAGTGGTTTTACTAATAGCAACCTGGATGGACAGACTAATAATGGTAGTTATGATGCCTTTATCACCAAATACTTACCAGATGGCACCAAGTCCTGGACAAAGCTGTTGGGAGGTAGCAATTATGACGTTGCCTATGCCCTAACCACAGGCAGCGACGGTGCTATTTATGTCAGTGGCTATACTAGTAGCAACCTGGATGGACAGACTAATAATGGTAGTTATGATGCCTTTATCACCAAATACTTACCAGATGGCACCAAATCCTGGACAAAGCTGTTGGGAGGTAGCAATTATGACGATGCCAGATCCCTAACCACAGGCAGCGACGGTGCTATTTATGTCAGTGGCTATACTGGTAGCAACCTGGATGGACAGAGTAATAATGGTAGTTTTGATGCCTTTATCACCAAATACTTACCAGATGGCACCAAGTCCTGGACAAAGCTGTTGGGAGGTAGTAATTATGACGATGCCAGATCCCTAACCACAGGCAGCGACGGTGCTATTTATGTCAGTGGCTATACTAATAGCAACCTGGATGGACAGACTAATAATGGTAGTTATGATGCCTTTATCACCAAATACTTACCAGATGGCACCAAGTCCTGGACAAAGCTGTTGGGAGGTAGCAATTATGACGTTGCCTATGCCCTAACCACAGGCAGCGACGGTGCTATTTATGTCAGTGGCTATACTAGTAGCAACCTGGATGGACAGACTAATAATGGTGGTGGTGATGCCTTTATCACCAAATACTTACCAGATGGCACCAAGTCCTGGACAAAGCTGTTGGGAGGTAGCAATTATGACGTTACTTATGCCCTAGCAACAGTCAGCGACGGTGCTATCTATGTAAGTGGTTCTACTTTAAGCAACCTGGATGGACAGACTAATAATGGTGGTCTTGATGCCTTTATCACCAAGCTAGATATCGCCCCTACCATTGATTTATCCCTATCACCCAGTAGTGTAACTGAAGATGGCGCAGCTAATCTGGTTTACACCTTTACTCGTGATATTACAACCAACGCCTTAACCGTCAACTACAGCATTGCGGGTACAGCAAACAGTAGCGATTATACAGGGGCAACCCCAGGCACAGGAAAAACCATTACCTTTGCAGCTAATTCAGCCACGGCAATTTTAACCATAGACCCCACAGCAGATACCACCTTTGAAAGTGATGAAACGGTAGCTTTAACACTCGTTGCGGGAACAAATTACACTATTGGGACAACAACAGCCGTCACAGGAACTATTATCAACGATGATTTGTTACCTAGTATTAACCTCAGTGCCAATCAAACCATTGTTGAAGGTTTCACAAGTCCCCAAAACCTTGGTTATACAGTTACTCTTTCCAGTGCCAGTGATCAAAGCATTACCGTCCAATATGCCACTGCTAACGGTACAGCCATAGCAGGAGCAGACTATACCAGCACTAGCGGAACTCTCACCTTTAACCCTGGTATTACCAGTCAACTCATCAATATTCCTATTCTCAATGATGACCTAAATGAAGTCAATGAAACCTTTACTGTGTCTCTAACTTCCCCTACAAATGCCGTATTAGGGACAACTAAAACTGTCACTACCACCATCAGTGATACCGTGACTGCTTCTGTTACCACCACCCTACCAGCCAATGTGGAAAACCTGACTCTAACAGGAACAACCGCGATTAACGGTACAGGTAATGCCGGCAATAACGTCATTACGGGTAATAGTGCTAATAATACCCTTACAGGTCTGGATGGCAATGATACATACTCTTTTGTTGCTAAAACTGCATTAGGAACTGACACAATTATCGAAACCACAACAGGTGGAATTGATACCCTTGACTTCACAGGCACAACTACTGCTATAAATGTGAATTTAGGTGTAAGCACCTTGCAGACAGTTAATAGCAACTTGAAACTCATTCTCTCTGCCAATAACGTCATTGAAAACGCCACCGGTGGCACAGGAAATGACCGGATCACGGGTAATACACAGAACAACCTGCTGATTGGCGGTGATGGAAATGACATCCTACAAGGACTAGGAGGAGATGATATTTTGTGGGGAGGAGCAGGTAATGATCTTCTCAACGGTGGCAGCGGTAATGATAGCCTCTGGGGAGGACTTGGTGATGATATCTTAACGGGAGGAGTTGGTAATGATAAATATCTCTTTCAAAGCTCTAGTGTCTTTGCTACCAGCTTAGGCATTGATTACATTAGCGAGTTTGAAGCAGGATTAGACCAAATTGTATTAAGTAAAACCACTTTTAACGCCATTACTGATACTGTCGGACAGGCTTTAACCGACTTTGCCGTGGTGACAAATAATGATTTAGTAGACGGAAGTGCTGCTCGTATTGTCTTTAGTCAAAGCTCTGGTAGTCTGTTCTATAACCAAAATGGTGCTGCTTTAGGTGCAACATCAGTGTTTGAATTTGCTTATTTAGGTAATCCTGATATCACTCTCAACAGTAGCGATTTCAGTTTGCTTGTTTAG
- the tkt gene encoding transketolase translates to MAVATQSIQELCINSIRFLAVDAIEKSKSGHPGLPMGAAPMAFVLWDSFMRYNPKNPQWFNRDRFVLSAGHGSMLQYALLYLTGYDSVTIDDIKQFRQWGAKTPGHPENFVTAGVEVTTGPLGQGIANAVGLAVAEAHLAAKFNKPDATIVDHYTYVLVGDGCNMEGISGEAASIAGHWGLGKLIALYDDNHISIDGSTDVAFTEDVSKRFEAYGWHVLHVKNGNTDLEGIAKAIAEAKAVTDKPTLIKVTTTIGYGSPNKADTAGIHGAALGPDETIATRKNLGWEYDAFVVPEDALNYARKAVERGAGYESDWNKTYADYTAKYPQEAAEFERFVSGKLPDGWDQVLPTYTTEDKALPTRKHSENCLNKLGAVLPELIGGSADLTHSNLTELKGAGDFQKGHFANRNIHFGVREHAMGAICNGMALHNSGLIPYGATFLIFTDYMRAAIRLAALSEAGSIWVMTHDSIGQGEDGPTHQPIETLASLRAIPDLTVIRPADGNECSGAYKVAIEKSKAHASTLLAFTRQNVPNLAGTSIAGVAKGGYTIVDSQGTPDIILIGTGSELSLCVSAAEKLTAEGKKVRVVSMPSSTLFDTQDAAYRESILPKAVTKRVSVEAASSFGWHKYIGSEGDTVSIDTFGASAPGGICLEKFGFTVDNVLATAKALLG, encoded by the coding sequence ATGGCTGTTGCAACCCAATCCATCCAAGAACTTTGTATTAATTCCATCCGCTTTTTGGCTGTAGATGCCATAGAAAAATCTAAATCAGGACACCCTGGACTACCGATGGGCGCGGCTCCCATGGCTTTTGTCCTTTGGGATAGCTTCATGCGCTATAATCCTAAAAATCCTCAGTGGTTTAACCGCGATCGCTTTGTTTTATCCGCTGGTCATGGTTCAATGTTGCAGTATGCCTTACTGTACTTGACAGGCTACGATAGCGTTACCATAGACGACATCAAGCAATTTCGTCAATGGGGTGCTAAGACCCCAGGCCACCCCGAAAACTTTGTTACAGCGGGTGTAGAAGTCACAACAGGCCCCTTGGGTCAAGGTATTGCCAATGCAGTTGGTTTAGCCGTAGCAGAAGCACATCTAGCTGCTAAATTCAACAAACCTGATGCCACAATCGTTGATCATTACACTTATGTGCTTGTTGGTGATGGTTGCAACATGGAAGGAATTTCTGGTGAAGCTGCTTCCATTGCCGGACACTGGGGATTAGGTAAACTCATTGCTCTTTATGACGACAACCACATCTCTATTGATGGTTCTACAGATGTAGCTTTCACTGAAGATGTTTCCAAACGGTTTGAAGCTTACGGTTGGCACGTTCTGCACGTTAAAAATGGTAACACGGATTTAGAAGGAATTGCCAAAGCGATCGCCGAAGCTAAAGCTGTGACAGACAAACCCACCCTGATTAAGGTGACAACCACCATTGGTTATGGTTCTCCTAACAAAGCTGATACTGCTGGGATTCATGGTGCCGCTTTGGGTCCTGATGAAACCATAGCTACCCGCAAAAATTTAGGTTGGGAATACGATGCTTTTGTCGTTCCTGAAGATGCTCTGAACTATGCACGTAAAGCAGTAGAACGTGGTGCTGGTTACGAATCTGACTGGAACAAGACTTATGCTGATTACACAGCTAAATATCCCCAAGAAGCGGCGGAATTTGAACGTTTCGTGAGCGGCAAATTACCAGACGGTTGGGATCAAGTATTACCTACCTACACAACCGAAGATAAAGCATTACCTACCCGTAAACATTCAGAAAATTGCCTCAATAAACTAGGGGCTGTTTTACCTGAGTTAATCGGTGGTTCTGCTGACTTAACCCACTCCAACCTCACTGAACTCAAAGGTGCTGGGGACTTCCAAAAAGGACATTTTGCAAACCGCAACATTCACTTTGGTGTCCGGGAACACGCCATGGGTGCAATCTGTAACGGTATGGCGTTACATAACTCAGGTTTAATTCCTTACGGTGCAACCTTCCTGATCTTCACAGATTATATGCGGGCTGCTATTCGTTTGGCTGCTCTTTCTGAAGCCGGCTCAATTTGGGTTATGACTCACGACTCCATTGGCCAAGGTGAAGATGGTCCCACACACCAACCCATTGAAACCCTTGCTTCTCTGCGAGCTATTCCTGATTTAACCGTCATTCGTCCCGCAGACGGAAACGAATGTTCTGGAGCTTATAAAGTCGCAATTGAGAAGTCTAAAGCACACGCTTCCACATTATTGGCGTTCACTCGTCAAAATGTCCCTAACTTAGCCGGTACATCTATTGCAGGTGTTGCTAAGGGTGGATATACAATTGTTGATTCTCAAGGTACACCTGATATCATCCTGATTGGTACAGGTTCAGAATTGAGTCTCTGTGTTAGTGCAGCGGAAAAACTCACAGCGGAAGGTAAGAAAGTTCGGGTTGTTTCTATGCCTTCCTCTACCTTGTTTGATACACAAGACGCAGCTTATAGAGAATCAATTCTCCCTAAAGCTGTTACTAAACGTGTATCCGTAGAAGCTGCTAGTAGCTTCGGTTGGCACAAATATATCGGTTCTGAAGGCGATACCGTAAGTATTGATACTTTTGGTGCTTCTGCTCCTGGTGGTATTTGTTTAGAGAAGTTCGGTTTCACAGTTGATAATGTTTTAGCTACAGCCAAAGCATTGTTAGGTTAA